A genomic window from Periophthalmus magnuspinnatus isolate fPerMag1 chromosome 16, fPerMag1.2.pri, whole genome shotgun sequence includes:
- the LOC117384214 gene encoding endothelin-2, translated as MDIICPNMSPHANILLLFSLWASLQEGLGLPVMKERTEDTGGAPASSVRSKRCACSSLLDSECHYFCHLDIIWVNTPSKTSVYGLGIGPSRRRRSTTRCSCANPDDYTCSNFCQHHCGVPTQATAPKKTAKDIFSFLKIVIKRSPYSQNAPGGQDSGPAAQ; from the exons ATGGATATTATCTGCCCCAATATGTCTCCACACGCCAACATTCTGCTTCTATTCAGTCTGTGGGCCTCACTGCAGGAGG GTCTTGGTCTTCCTGTGATGAAGGAGAGGACAGAAGACACGGGCGGTGCTCCGGCTTCTTCAGTGAGGAGCAAACGTTGTGCCTGCAGCAGCCTCCTGGATTCAGAGTGCCACTACTTCTGCCACCTAGACATCATCTGGGTCAACACGCCAAG TAAGACCAGCGTTTATGGCCTGGGGATCGGACCGTCCCGTCGTCGGAGGTCCACCACCCGTTGCTCCTGTGCCAACCCAGACGATTACACCTGCTCCAACTTCTGTCAGCACCA TTGTGGAGTGCCAACTCAAGCGACAGCACCTAAGAAGACTGCTAAGGACATATtcagctttttaaaaattgtcaTCAAGAGGTCCCCATATTCCCAGAATGCACCTGGAGGACAGGACAGTggacctgcagctcagtga
- the LOC117383261 gene encoding transcription factor HIVEP3, whose translation MEAEPGRPEGECSERQEHVTETSVPSDPGQISAPRPAHRSRGRLQHRSPRSPGLLLRFQQQQALAWQPSDAAGPSGGSFLSPSSPSSFLPSTSSARGDQGHRVQPQTSQDPAERLSSPKRGEKKPQKPGKYVCSYCGRPCAKPSVLQKHIRSHTGERPYPCDPCGFSFKTKSNLYKHRKSHAHRIKAGLMSCREELSLSTEGANVGEEHEEPTEGESTESEEETGQRRKPKDPLRSPRKEESHRPEDSQAVKQRLALRLSERKRGPKASPDDPPSSSLSTSSSSLGPGSKGSTESGYFSGSGSTDLSQISPPSASAKTYAEIILGKYGRLGGQQRGGHQQQPHASSGTEEKSISFTVPKTQVIEHITKLITINEAVVDTSEIDSVKPRRSSLSRKSSMESPKISTPKDPYAFDPKAESPGPSGLRPGSPEPLSSVPLLRSHSLPSSTSQEHTPSSPTPMSPGGFRLCQSFDEQQAAAAEMRVGHVQRMLRRQPAIEVPLGAEQVLEDTGQSSSGKGTDRKRQPKQQLHKSPCLFECEACGSLFQHSESYESHMGTCPGHHHQPELEAEDKVISGRDDHPHVMMHYKLPALAVTVRKRRKEESLEEDPPSPTTRTAVSGGEERSHSQSGVPSEPKQQQQDRKGVSVIQHTSSFEKQESVSMESQGSESKETQPQPKPSPSTSRLIRQPNIQVPEILVTLEPDTDMPPVSPTVTVSLPKEAERVEQFQWPQRSQTLAQLPAEKLPPKKKRLRLAEAAQSSGESSFESVSVPRSPSQESTVSLSSSLSVSLEDPVRSEAWATSHSSQMLTVPSASHQCHQSHKEMRRSASEQTPPTHQQPQQTPENRSKSFDYGCLSSQQPTTSWKERRKCLLVKHATLGDPEEEQTRADSPRPGPSHVGHHPLFSTEEWFLHEESGETLTSSDVLSLVPRDQQTSGPSLSHVLPTEVLHRAFFEPHIARLGTPLHHLLPLQFSSHSQALYFPFSSRPLPYAPLAPSSVNRSIALSPTVVTTPYHDTPPIIATCLAQLTPVVPFVVPVRLQTHMPTYASAMYTTLSQILASSRSPEPICTTMVVMSQLEQNKLQRSYLTVPALKMKTPISLTPSLVSLDEEAYGPLGAGGSKRMLSPAASLELSTEAQRHQKRVKEEEEGEQGSTGERSREKAAGGVGGGEVTGRKVEEEKNKQTQNAEDKYVKVEKKQEENQASAQNPEVTEKKEGTRPVSASHPSLHTYTSVNWCYLNYIKPNPSAQQDSQTSVYSSWSVSVHNPNLPGLSTKTALSLLCTKQRHSAETYTMATASQAKEGGREPQQETELQINPAPVSPVVSGQIKEQPQHEKNKAKPKRDEEATTSKSRESSCVCIFEGGYRSSEEYVYVRGRGRGKYICGECGIRCKKPSMLKKHIRTHTDVRPYVCKHCNFAFKTKGNLTKHMKSKAHGKKCQSVGVSESSLDEPESEETGGSEEPVPEEQEEHQFSDVDESEDDDEEEDEESTTQDDPPSSCSSDTHPSIGGRSTGSGHSHQGTPDRELPGPTLSHEPSPRGLRSSPCSRRALFSRRGIRAARAFSPSSESCSPSRSLSPRLELSPAVLSLSPKTELSSPSRHVSPSPERGPSPIRPLSPLRPTLQSFYQYPQARAPPSPLGLHRRTPALLPWESPATRGANSKEEKCRTTWEGQTFPESSLFPSALRLSTCESYPGAQPVDNIFSHLPLHSQQARLPCVMIPIGGIQMVQARPRSHPTTPSSPTSPPIEGSSRLSFDSVYWAGTPRTQGLRTPSDQSLVSEQTGTSQPHGDRTQLHKHKPETDSKQYSSSHSSVQTPRGSDGTPVRDTGLGPALSPAVSVAECSRGHREQPPPGGNVEEGTEQSDQST comes from the exons ATGGAGGCGGAGCCTGGACGTCCTGAGGGCGAGTGCTCTGAGAGACAGGAGCATGTGACAGAAACTTCCGTTCCCTCTGATCCCGGTCAGATCTCCGCCCCACGTCCTGCACACAGGTCACGGGGGCGGCTGCAGCACCGCTCACCCAGATCTCCAGGTCTCCTCCTGCGCTTCCAACAACAGCAGGCATTAGCATGGCAGCCCTCAGATGCAGCCGGCCCCTCTGGAGGCagcttcctctctccttcctcaccCTCATCTTTCCTACCCTCTACCTCCTCAGCACGAGGGGATCAGGGACACAGGGTACAACCTCAGACCAGCCAGGACCCTGCAGAGAGGCTGAGTTCTCCCAAACGCGGAGAGAAGAAGCCTCAGAAACCTGGCAAGTACGTATGCTCCTACTGTGGCCGACCATGTGCCAAACCCAGCGTCCTTCAGAAACACATCCGTTCCCACACAGGAGAGCGGCCCTACCCCTGTGACCCCTGTGGATTCTCCTTTAAGACCAAGAGCAACTTGTACAAGCATCGCAAGTCCCATGCCCACCGTATCAAAGCAGGCCTGATGTCCTGTCGGGAGGAGCTTAGTCTGAGCACAGAAGGTGCAAATGTGGGAGAGGAGCATGAGGAGCCCACAGAAGGAGAGAGTACAGAGTCTGAGGAGGAGACCGGACAACGTAGAAAACCCAAGGACCCATTACGCTCCCCGAGGAAAGAggagagccacagacctgaggaTTCACAGGCCGTCAAACAGAGGCTGGCTCTAAGACTTAGTGAGCGCAAACGAGGTCCGAAGGCTTCCCCCGATGACccaccctcttcctctctctccacatccTCATCCTCACTTGGCCCCGGCAGTAAAGGCAGCACTGAATCTGGCTACTTCTCTGGGTCAGGGAGCACCGACCTGTCACAAATCAGCCCCCCAAGTGCCAGTGCCAAAACTTATGCCGAAATTATTTTGGGGAAATATGGAAGACTCGGAGGCCAACAGCGAGGGGGCCATCAGCAACAACCTCATGCTTCTTCTGGAACTGAGGAGAAGAGCATCTCCTTCACAGTCCCCAAAACACAGGTCATTGAACACATCACCAAACTCATCACTATTAATGAAGCTGTGGTTGATACCAGTGAGATTGATAGTGTCAAGCCACGACGCTCATCACTCTCCCGTAAAAGCAGCATGGAGTCACCCAAGATTAGCACTCCTAAAGACCCCTATGCATTCGACCCCAAAGCTGAAAGCCCAGGTCCCAGCGGTTTAAGACCTGGTTCTCCTGAACCTCTTTCATCTGTGCCTCTGCTCCGAAGTCACTCACTGCCCTCCTCTACTAGCCAGGAGcacaccccctcctcccccacaccAATGTCCCCTGGAGGCTTCCGCCTTTGCCAGTCATTCGATGAGCAGCAGGCAGCAGCTGCAGAAATGAGAGTGGGACATGTTCAGCGCATGTTAAGACGCCAACCAGCTATTGAGGTTCCTCTAGGAGCTGAACAAGTGTTAGAAGATACAGGTCAGTCCTCTTCAGGAAAAGGTACAGACAGAAAAAGACAACCAAAGCAACAGTTGCACAAGAGTCCCTGCTTGTTTGAGTGTGAGGCTTGTGGCTCCCTGTTCCAGCACAGTGAGAGCTATGAGTCCCACATGGGCACTTGTCCAGGACACCACCATCAGCCTGAACTGGAGGCCGAGGACAAGGTCATATCTGGTAGGGACGACCACCCCCATGTAATGATGCACTACAAGTTACCAGCTCTGGCAGTTacagtgagaaagaggagaaaagaggagagccTAGAGGAAGATCCTCCCAGCCCCACAACCCGTACTGCAGTGTCAGGTGGAGAGGAACGCAGCCATTCCCAGTCAG GTGTTCCTTCAGAACCAAAACAGCAGCAACAGGATAGAAAGGGTGTGTCAGTGATTCAACATACCAGCTCCTTTGAGAAGCAGGAGAGTGTGTCCATGGAGAGTCAGGGGTCAGAGAGCAAAGAGACGCAGCCCCAGCCCAAACCTTCCCCCTCAACCAGTCGCCTCATTCGCCAGCCCAACATCCAAGTGCCCGAGATCCTCGTCACTCTGGAGCCCGACACCGACATGCCACCAGTGTCTCCCACGGTGACTGTGTCCTTACCTAAG GAAGCAGAGAGAGTGGAGCAGTTCCAGTGGCCTCAAAGAAGCCAGACTTTGGCTCAGCTTCCTGCAGAGAAGCTGCCGCCCAAAAAGAAAAGGCTGCGTTTGGCTGAAGCAGCTCAGTCCTCAGGAGAGTCCAGCTTtgagtctgtgtctgtgcctcGCAGCCCCAGTCAGGAGAGCAccgtctccctctcctccagtctctctgtgtctctggaggATCCCGTCAGATCAGAGGCTTGGGCCACCAGCCATAGTTCCCAAATGTTAACAGTGCCATCAGCCTCTCATCAGTGCCACCAGAGCCACAAGGAGATGAGACGCTCTGCATCTGAGCAGACACCCCCTACTCACCAACAACCTCAGCAGACGCCTGAGAACAGGAGCAAGTCCTTTGACTACGGCTGTCTGTCCTCTCAGCAGCCCACCACCTCCTGGAAGGAGCGGAGGAAATGCCTTCTGGTAAAACATGCCACATTAGGAgatccagaggaggagcagactagAGCAGACAGTCCCCGGCCTGGGCCGTCACATGTAGGCCACCATCCACTTTTCTCCACTGAAGAATGGTTTCTTCATGAAGAATCGGGAGAAACATTGACATCTTCAGATGTTCTCTCTTTGGTTCCCAGAGATCAGCAAACCTCAGGTCCATCTCTCAGCCATGTGTTACCCACTGAAGTTCTCCACAGAGCCTTCTTTGAGCCACACATTGCACGGCTTGGAACTCCACTTCACCATTTACTCCCTCTGCAGTTCTCTAGCCACAGTCAAGCTCTGTATTTTCCCTTTTCCTCCAGGCCTTTGCCGTATGCTCCCTTGGCCCCATCTTCTGTAAACAGATCCATAGCACTCTCTCCGACCGTTGTAACCACTCCATATCATGACACACCACCCATTATTGCCACATGTTTGGCTCAGTTGACACCTGTTGTTCCTTTTGTTGTCCCAGTGCGATTGCAGACTCACATGCCAACATATGCTAGTGCCATGTATACAACTCTCTCCCAAATCCTGGCCTCTTCACGCTCACCTGAGCCTATATGTACCACTATGGTTGTTATGAGCCAGCTGGAGCAAAACAAGCTTCAGAGGTCTTACCTTACTGTTCCAGCCCTCAAAATGAAAACTCCCATTTCGCTGACACCTTCTTTAGTTTCACTTGATGAGGAGGCTTATGGCCCACTTGGGGCTGGAGGAAGTAAACGCATGCTTTCACCCGCCGCCAGTCTAGAGCTAAGCACAGAGGCTCAGAGACACCagaaaagagtgaaagaggaagaggagggagagcaggGCAGCacgggagagaggagcagggagaaggCAGCTGGAGGTGTGGGGGGAGGTGAGGTCACTGGGAGAAAAGtggaagaggaaaaaaacaaacaaactcaaaatgcaGAAGATAAATATGTAAAGGTGGAGAAGAAGCAGGAGGAAAATCAAGCTTCAGCTCAAAACCCTGAAGTTACTGAGAAAAAAGAAGGCACCAGACCAGTCTCTGCTTCTCACCCCAGTCTGCACACCTACACTTCAGTCAACTGGTGCTACCTGAACTACATCAAGCCCAACCCCTCAGCACAGCAGGACTCCCAGACCTCAGTGTACTCCTCCTGGAGCGTGAGCGTGCACAACCCCAACCTGCCTGGCCTCAGCACCAAGACAGCCCTGTCTTTGCTATGCACCAAGCAGAGGCACAGTGCAGAGACCTACACCATGGCCACTGCCAGCCAGGCCAAAGAGGGGGGCAGGGAGCCCCAGCAGGAAACAGAG TTGCAGATAAATCCCGCCCCAGTCAGCCCTGTGGTTAGTGGTCAGATAAAGGAACAACCACAACATGAAAAGAACAAGGCAAAACCAAAGAGAGATGAAGAAGCTACTACATCCAAATCCAGAGAGTCCTCATGTGTTTGCATTTTTGAAGGGGG GTACAGGTCAAGCGAGGagtatgtgtatgtgcgtgGACGTGGCCGGGGGAAGTACATTTGTGGAGAGTGTGGGATCCGCTGTAAGAAGCCCAGCATGCTGAAGAAGCATatccgcacacacacagacgtacGCCCATATGTCTGCAAACACTGCAACTTTGccttcaaaacaaaag GGAACCTCACCAAACACATGAAGTCAAAGGCTCATGGGAAAAAGTGCCAGTCCGTGGGAGTGTCTGAGTCATCACTGGATGAGCCTGAGAGTGAGGAAACAG gagggagtgaggagcctgtgccagaggagcaggaggagcaccaGTTTTCTGACGTGGATGAGTCTGAAGACGACGATGAGGAGGAAGACGAAGAGTCTACCACACAAGATGATCCTCCTTCCTCCTGTTCATCTGACACACATCCCTCCATTGGGGGGCGCTCTACAGGCAGTGGGCACTCTCATCAGGGCACCCCAGATCGCGAGCTCCCTGGACCCACTTTGAGTCATGAGCCCTCTCCTCGGGGCTTACGGTCCTCTCCCTGCAGCAGAAGAGCGTTATTTTCCCGCCGGGGCATTAGAGCAGCGCGGGCATTCTCCCCGAGCAGTGAGAGCTGTTCTCCAAGTCGCAGCCTCTCTCCTCGACTCGAGCTGTCCCCCGCAGTCCTCAGTCTGTCCCCCAAAACAGAGTTGTCCTCCCCCAGTCGACATGTGTCCCCCTCCCCTGAGAGAGGACCATCTCCCATCaggcccctctctcctctgcggCCCACCTTGCAAAGCTTCTACCAGTATCCCCAAGCCCGAGCCCCACCCTCTCCACTGGGTCTGCACCGGAGGACCCCTGCATTATTGCCCTGGGAAAGTCCTGCTACTAGAGGGGCTAACAGCAAAGAG GAAAAATGCAGAACAACATGGGAAGGACAGACATTTCCAGAAAGCAGTTTATTTCCATCTGCCTTACGTCTTTCCACATGTGAGAGTTATCCTGGTGCACAGCCTGTAGACAACATCTTCAGTCACCTTCCTCTGCACTCACAGCAGGCACGGCTACCCTGTGTCATGATCCCTATTGGCGGAATACAGATGGTGCAGGCCCGGCCAAGatcccacccaaccaccccctcctccccgACCTCTCCCCCCATTGAGGGATCCTCTCGCCTCAGCTTTGACTCAGTGTACTGGGCCGGGACCCCCAGGACTCAAGGGCTCAGGACTCCTTCGGACCAGTCTTTAGTGTCAGAGCAAACAGGAACCAGCCAGCCCCACGGAGACAGGACACaactacacaaacacaaacccgAGACAGACTCAAAGCAATATAGCAGCTCGCACAGCTCTGTCCAAACACCCAGGGGCTCTGATGGGACCCCCGTGAGGGACACTGGCCTGGGACCAGCCCTCAGCCCAGCCGTGTCTGTAGCCGAATGTTCCAGAGGGCACAGGGAGCAGCCACCACCAGGGGGCAATGTGGAGGAGGGAACAGAGCAGTCAGACCAGAGCACTTAA